From Tripterygium wilfordii isolate XIE 37 chromosome 13, ASM1340144v1, whole genome shotgun sequence, the proteins below share one genomic window:
- the LOC120013873 gene encoding uncharacterized protein LOC120013873 isoform X2 encodes MKMGSRMPTSHQFSRIDTIEMKSRIERKLGSSRAANYFSLLAKYLASKISKSEFDQLCIGAVGRENVPLHNHLIRSIMRNVYLSRTPPSKASKLEGSLNIKVPNGYQRSSLQSLCRDFPQSPRKGRTPILRDRKFRDRPSPLGPHGKSHNISLEESVPKCQEQQSATELLSLGSRPPGSVEDGEEVDQAAGSPSIHSRSPVRPPFGIPMSNKGMQKVLCNGLTSAYHTETCHSRGELPDTRSLRKRLEVMLVREGLNISEDCANLLNNSIDVFMKRLMKPCLELTASRSGQKYLDQGPGPVKHGLNGLWPVRNVEKSSRSAHVSMLDLKVVMELKPLMLGVEWPMQLEKICLRASELN; translated from the coding sequence ATGAAAATGGGAAGTAGAATGCCAACTAGCCATCAATTTTCCCGGATAGACACTATAGAGATGAAATCTCGGATTGAAAGGAAGCTTGGAAGTTCAAGAGCAGCGAACTACTTTAGTCTCCTAGCAAAATATTTAGCTTCTAAGATTAGCAAATCTGAGTTTGATCAACTCTGCATTGGTGCAGTTGGGAGGGAAAATGTCCCTCTTCATAATCATTTGATCAGATCAATTATGAGAAATGTGTACCTTTCAAGGACCCCCCCATCAAAAGCAAGCAAATTAGAAGGTTCTTTGAATATTAAAGTGCCAAATGGGTATCAAAGAAGTAGTCTTCAGTCACTATGCAGGGATTTTCCCCAATCCCCTCGTAAGGGGAGGACTCCAATCCTTCGTGATCGCAAATTCAGGGACCGTCCGAGCCCTCTTGGACCTCATGGGAAAAGCCATAATATTTCACTTGAAGAGTCAGTACCTAAGTGTCAAGAACAACAGAGTGCTACTGAGTTGCTTTCTTTGGGTAGCAGACCTCCAGGCTCTGTGGAAGATGGAGAAGAGGTTGATCAGGCTGCTGGGAGCCCGAGTATACATAGTAGGAGCCCTGTTAGACCTCCTTTTGGCATACCCATGAGCAATAAAGGGATGCAAAAGGTTCTGTGTAATGGACTTACATCTGCTTATCATACTGAGACTTGTCATAGCCGTGGTGAGCTACCTGATACCCGCTCTTTGAGGAAGAGACTGGAGGTGATGTTGGTGAGGGAGGGATTAAATATCTCAGAAGATTGTGCCAATCTTTTGAACAACAGCATTGATGTTTTCATGAAAAGATTGATGAAACCCTGTTTGGAACTCACTGCTTCAAGGTCTGGACAAAAGTATTTAGACCAAGGTCCTGGTCCTGTCAAGCACGGTTTAAATGGGCTGTGGCCTGTGAGAAATGTAGAAAAATCTTCTAGATCTGCTCATGTTTCCATGTTGGACTTGAAGGTTGTAATGGAGTTGAAACCTTTAATGCTCGGAGTAGAATGGCCCATGCAACTTGAGAAAATTTGCTTGCGTGCATCAgaacttaattag
- the LOC120013873 gene encoding uncharacterized protein LOC120013873 isoform X1, whose translation MIGMKMGSRMPTSHQFSRIDTIEMKSRIERKLGSSRAANYFSLLAKYLASKISKSEFDQLCIGAVGRENVPLHNHLIRSIMRNVYLSRTPPSKASKLEGSLNIKVPNGYQRSSLQSLCRDFPQSPRKGRTPILRDRKFRDRPSPLGPHGKSHNISLEESVPKCQEQQSATELLSLGSRPPGSVEDGEEVDQAAGSPSIHSRSPVRPPFGIPMSNKGMQKVLCNGLTSAYHTETCHSRGELPDTRSLRKRLEVMLVREGLNISEDCANLLNNSIDVFMKRLMKPCLELTASRSGQKYLDQGPGPVKHGLNGLWPVRNVEKSSRSAHVSMLDLKVVMELKPLMLGVEWPMQLEKICLRASELN comes from the coding sequence ATGATAGGGATGAAAATGGGAAGTAGAATGCCAACTAGCCATCAATTTTCCCGGATAGACACTATAGAGATGAAATCTCGGATTGAAAGGAAGCTTGGAAGTTCAAGAGCAGCGAACTACTTTAGTCTCCTAGCAAAATATTTAGCTTCTAAGATTAGCAAATCTGAGTTTGATCAACTCTGCATTGGTGCAGTTGGGAGGGAAAATGTCCCTCTTCATAATCATTTGATCAGATCAATTATGAGAAATGTGTACCTTTCAAGGACCCCCCCATCAAAAGCAAGCAAATTAGAAGGTTCTTTGAATATTAAAGTGCCAAATGGGTATCAAAGAAGTAGTCTTCAGTCACTATGCAGGGATTTTCCCCAATCCCCTCGTAAGGGGAGGACTCCAATCCTTCGTGATCGCAAATTCAGGGACCGTCCGAGCCCTCTTGGACCTCATGGGAAAAGCCATAATATTTCACTTGAAGAGTCAGTACCTAAGTGTCAAGAACAACAGAGTGCTACTGAGTTGCTTTCTTTGGGTAGCAGACCTCCAGGCTCTGTGGAAGATGGAGAAGAGGTTGATCAGGCTGCTGGGAGCCCGAGTATACATAGTAGGAGCCCTGTTAGACCTCCTTTTGGCATACCCATGAGCAATAAAGGGATGCAAAAGGTTCTGTGTAATGGACTTACATCTGCTTATCATACTGAGACTTGTCATAGCCGTGGTGAGCTACCTGATACCCGCTCTTTGAGGAAGAGACTGGAGGTGATGTTGGTGAGGGAGGGATTAAATATCTCAGAAGATTGTGCCAATCTTTTGAACAACAGCATTGATGTTTTCATGAAAAGATTGATGAAACCCTGTTTGGAACTCACTGCTTCAAGGTCTGGACAAAAGTATTTAGACCAAGGTCCTGGTCCTGTCAAGCACGGTTTAAATGGGCTGTGGCCTGTGAGAAATGTAGAAAAATCTTCTAGATCTGCTCATGTTTCCATGTTGGACTTGAAGGTTGTAATGGAGTTGAAACCTTTAATGCTCGGAGTAGAATGGCCCATGCAACTTGAGAAAATTTGCTTGCGTGCATCAgaacttaattag
- the LOC120011750 gene encoding LOB domain-containing protein 38-like, whose amino-acid sequence MSCNGCRVLRKGCSESCILRPSLQWIESPESQGHATVFVAKFFGRAGLMSFISTVPENQRPALFQSLLFEACGRTVNPVNGAVGLLWTGNWHICEAAVETVLRGGALRPIPELLSGGGSPTPASDEASEVACTDMWKLQDPSPTSNCRFSSPRSMASVKRNRTVESPTLTQPNDLHLRLSAKFSPHKQEIGRPGTPSMYSDESVATTCLESGLGDQFSSGGGNRKLLNLFV is encoded by the exons ATGAGTTGCAACGGGTGCCGAGTTCTGCGAAAGGGATGCAGCGAGTCGTGTATTCTACGCCCGTCTTTGCAGTGGATCGAGAGCCCCGAATCACAAGGCCACGCCACCGTTTTCGTCGCCAAGTTCTTCGGCCGCGCTGGTCTCATGTCCTTCATCTCTACCGTCCCGGAAAACCAGCGTCCCG CTTTGTTTCAGTCCCTTCTGTTTGAAGCGTGTGGAAGAACTGTAAACCCTGTAAACGGCGCCGTTGGGCTGCTATGGACAGGGAACTGGCATATTTGTGAGGCGGCAGTGGAGACTGTCCTACGCGGCGGTGCACTGCGTCCGATTCCGGAGCTACTTTCTGGTGGAGGATCTCCGACTCCTGCGTCCGACGAGGCCTCCGAGGTGGCCTGTACGGACATGTGGAAGCTCCAGGATCCGAGTCCGACTTCCAACTGTCGATTCTCCAGTCCGAGATCCATGGCGTCCGTGAAGCGCAATCGAACCGTCGAATCTCCAACGCTGACGCAACCGAACGATCTGCATCTTCGCTTGTCAGCGAAGTTCTCCCCTCACAAGCAGGAAATCGGACGGCCGGGGACGCCATCGATGTATTCGGATGAGTCGGTGGCCACAACGTGCTTGGAAAGTGGATTGGGCGACCAGTTCAGCAGTGGAGGAGGGAATAGAAAGCTGCTTAACCTGTTTGTTTGA